In Sylvia atricapilla isolate bSylAtr1 chromosome 25, bSylAtr1.pri, whole genome shotgun sequence, a genomic segment contains:
- the FMOD gene encoding fibromodulin: MPWATTLILLLAGLCGSSLGQYNEEEDLAWLQYYLRQSRASSYNYVPYYEEEESPAYAYSYPSATDTEPEPEPEPQQAAPWRCPQECDCPPNFSSAMYCDTRNLRYLPFVPSRMKYVYFQNNLITSIQEGAFDNATELEWLALHNNQIGSEKMGKRVFGKLRRLERLYMNNNNLTRLPSPLPRSLRELHLSYNQISKVPSNALEGLENLTALYLSHNFIFEMGASLKGLSSLILADLSYNNLRKVPDGLPASLEQLYLEYNYINAIPDDYFRVSPRLLYVRMSHNSLTNQGLSSNTFNSSSILELDLSYNRLQKIPRVNTNLENLYLQGNQINEFSISSFCSVVDVMNYSRLQVLRLDGNEIKRNAVPPDAPLCLRRATVIEI; encoded by the exons ATGCCTTGGGCCACcaccctcatcctcctcctggcCGGGCTCTGCGGCTCCTCGCTGGGCCAGTACAACGAGGAGGAGGACCTGGCGTGGCTGCAGTACTACCTGCGGCAGTCCCGCGCCTCCTCCTACAACTACGTGCCCTACtacgaggaggaggagagccCCGCGTACGCCTACTCCTACCCGTCGGCCACCGACACCGAGCCCGAGCCCGAGCCCGAGCCGCAGCAAGCCGCGCCCTGGCGGTGTCCCCAAGAGTGTGACTGTCCCCCCAACTTCTCCTCGGCCATGTACTGCGACACCCGCAACCTGCGGTACCTGCCCTTCGTGCCGTCGCGGATGAAGTACGTCTACTTCCAGAACAACCTCATCACCTCCATCCAGGAGGGAGCTTTCGACAACGCCACCGAGCTGGAGTGGCTGGCGCTGCACAACAACCAGATCGGCAGCGAGAAGATGGGCAAGAGGGTTTTCGGGAAGCTGAGGCGCCTGGAGAGGCTCTACATGAACAACAACAACCTGACCAGGCTGCCCAGCCCGCTGCCGCGCTCGCTGCGGGAGCTCCACCTCTCCTACAACCAGATCTCCAAGGTGCCTTCCAACGCCCTGGAGGGGTTGGAGAACCTCACGGCGCTCTACCTCAGCCACAACTTCATCTTCGAGATGGGAGCGTCCCTCAAAGGGCTCAGCTCCCTGATCCTGGCCGACCTGAGCTACAACAACCTCAGGAAGGTCCCCGACGGGCTCCCGGcgtccctggagcagctctaCCTGGAGTACAACTACATCAACGCCATCCCCGACGATTACTTCAGGGTGTCGCCCAGGCTGCTCTACGTGAGGATGTCCCACAACAGCCTGACCAACCAAGGGCTCTCCAGCAACACcttcaacagcagcagcatcctggagCTGGACCTCTCCTACAACCGGCTGCAGAAGATCCCGCGGGTCAACACCAACCTGGAGAACCTCTACCTGCAGGGGAACCAGATCAACG agTTCTCCATCAGCAGTTTCTGCTCCGTGGTGGATGTCATGAACTACTCTCGGCTCCAGGTGCTGCGGCTGGACGGCAACGAGATCAAACGGAACGCGGTGCCCCCGGACGCGCCGCTGTGCCTGCGCCGGGCCACCGTCATCGAGATCTGA